The window CTTTTttacaaacagacaatatttGTTATTACTTAAAAAGTATGATCGATATAATTTAATAAGCCATTTCCTTGGCTTATACAGTTGTCTACAGAGAACATTACATCCAGTTAAGAACAGTAACTATGGAATCCGGGGGAATGAAGAGCTCTCCACATGAGTAGACATGGGCCTGATGGTCACGTCTACTGTTATCATAAAGCATCAATGGCTCCAGCATTACAGTGTATGAAAATATAAATAGATACAACCCCAAAATCACAGCTGGGATGTCTCAAAACTGATGCTATCTGATAGATTTGAAGGGGACGTATCTGCTATCTACCCATATTTTAAGGAAACCACCTCTGAAGATTATAGCTATTTCCTCGGGTGTGAAACATGCTGTAGAGACCATAGAATACATAAAAAAGACCATGTGATTGGAAATGTTAAATCTGATCCTGTGAAATACGCTTCCTATGACCTGATGGAGAGTAATACATGGTAAAATTGTGCAAAACGTTTGAATATCATATATTTAAGAACATATGCTGAAATCAAGTATTTAAAATGTCCATGGTCATGTACAAAAAGTACCGTATTAACAGTGTAACGATGACTGGCTCTCAATACCTTTCCTCGAAAACTTTCATAAAGAGTAAATATATTGTGTGTCATATTACTCATTCATTTCACCCTCACGTACAGGTGAATTTTCtcttaatatttaatgttttccAGTTCTTCAGCATGGTTGCAGTCAATTTAAACACTGAGTTGAATGAATTAACGACGGTGCTCTGGATATAAAAAGGTGCCGTGTTCAACCGGTCATTTAGTACACTATGAAGATGCACCATCttcaatgaaaatgaaaaaaaaaaaatgaatttactTTGAATGATATTGCATTTAAAATATTCTGGAAATATACAAACAAAAGTATCGTCTTCAGTTGTAACTGCTCTGTTTGAATGATGCGGTATTAATACAAGCAgccattaaaataaaaattccAGTTTCTTCAAGCTCCCCCACACTCCACACGcaaacaataataaacaatTATATTCTATTATGGCCAATGCAGATGGTTTAAAATCCATGTTGTGGTCATATGCTGCACAGCCTTCCAGTGCTGCACTGCGCTGTTGACCTAGATAACCTGAGCTGAAGCATTCCAGTGTACGACTGTTATTGGCAATATGACAAATTCACTTACGTTAAGCAAAATCTATTAATTCAAGGGACAATATAACGGGGATTGTGTGCTTCAAGATGAAGCCACTAATTAAATGTGGTGTTATGACAACAAACCTGTGCTCGGAACCAAACCCCAAAATTATGGCAATTCACACACTGTTCCTATTCAGCAGAGACCAGCTCTGCTTCAGTCTGTGGCATGTCCActactgtcctgtctgtgtcgCCTGAGGCTTCCATCCCTGTCTCTgtcgtctctgtctctgtctctgtgtggctgGGGGATTGCTCCGGGATGGTCTCTGGCACCGCACCTGACAGGTCCATGCTGGCACGCGGGCTTAGCTGGTCATCCTCCGTGCTCGTCTCGCTCTCTTGACTGGCCAGAGGGGGGCGCTGCCTGGGCCCCCTCAcagcctcctcctgctctgagTCGGAGTCCAGAGATCGCCCCCGCGAGCCAGACGAGCCCAGAGAGTTCCCTGAGGGGAAAACATGTCCGTTTGTTAACATAGAGTTACTATCCTCAATTGGGTTGACTAGGTTCAATTAATCTGTCAAAGTCaggtgtaaatatgtatttacCTTTCACAGTCAATATGTTAGACAATATGATGAGTCAAAGGGGTTTTATTCAGTAGGATCTTGTAAAATGATGTACTGCAATGTATTCTCTCCGTGAAGAATGTAATTTATACGGACGTGGTAAAACTGATTTTTTATGTTCAGTGTGATTCACTGgaattgtgtgtgaatgattggTGTACTCCTTTAGAGAGGATGTCTGTCAGTGGGTAAGGGCAAGGAAGTGTGTCTCACCACAGCACTGCTCTTGGTCGGCTCTAccctgcccctcctcctcctctccctcctggagctctgtctgcctcccctcctctccaccgtcctgtgcacacagacacacagacacacagacacacacacactcatgagactGGACTGAGCTAATGTGGTGGGATATGAGAGGCAATGAAATATTTTCGCCTCCTTAAAGAGGGTTATGAGATGGTTACTCAGAGTGATAGTGCTCCCCCTTGTGTAGTATGGAACAGTTCAGTGTTATACAATGTTACAATGCAGGggttttcctgcatagagaacatttgggcgcgcgcctaagccgttttcccgagcgcctacgacaaatcccgagcgcctaaggcaaaaaaaagagtctgtgatgaaaaaaaaaaaaaaactcattcatggcgcaattcaacttaatggtgttttgagccctcaccgtcgacttctaggcagcagctgcctggaaggcgcatcccaccccctgagccaatcattgaacagaggcttctCCAAGCTTgtcagtttagagaagacgttggtttgaatttgagaggaTCTAATTACGGTAgattcatgctagcattgcgctaaataattagacagctaacatgaattcgtggtgttaacataaagtcagttattgtatatggcattaatattattctaaaacaccttcactagttgttttttttgagcaccgaagacccattttgacccaggaaaaaccctgcaatGTCGTGTCTTGTGGCCCAAGGTAGGGCAAAACATTTAGTGTGAATAATATTTTTCTTCCCTGTGATGACACTGGCTGGTTCTTCCCAAGAAAATAAAGGAATacagtcaagtcaaagtgtttattgtcacatgcaccaaataagttcatcagagcagtgaaattcttatgacctggcaggcaacatctacgcagtagacgggcaatacaagataaaaaaaataacatataacatagtACAaccattttaatttaaatgaagggctagcagcagtttacaGGGTGAAGGActgaggaatattaaattaaattaaattaaattaaattaaattaaataatatgcatatatatgtagTAAGTAAGTAGTAAGTGTAGTTGTATGAGTAGGGGAGCAGAATGTAaatggtgatggcgactgttcagtgggtCAGTGTTGCTGGTTCAGAAGCCTTACGGCCTGGGGGAAAAAGCtctttgtgagtctggtagtccgcgctcggatgctccggtaacgtctaccagacggcagcagtgtgagaattccatagcctgggtggctgtggtcctttatgatgttccgtgcttttctcaggcatcttgTGTTGTAGATCGGAGGGGAGATGGCagccgatgatacgctccgctgtcttcaccaccctctgcagggccttacGATCAGCAGCAGAGCAGCTATCATACCAgtttttgctgtgtttttgccaaacttcttgagtctcctcaggaagtataGGTGCTTTTGGGCAGTTTTGACCGCCGAGTCCGCTTGTCTGGACCAGGTAAGGTCATCCTTGatgaacacacagaggaactTGAAGTCGGACACTCTCTCCACTACAGCTCCATCGATGTGTATGGGATCGTGaccccccccctctgcagctTCCTGAAGTCCACgatcatctccttggtcttgcaGACGTTGAGAGACAGGTTGTTATCTTGGCACCATGTtaccaagccccttacctcatctctataagtggtctcatcgttgttagagatgaaacccaggatggtagtgttGTCCGCAAACTTAAGGATGAttttggaactgtgtgttgccacacagtcctgcgtgtacagggagtacaggagggggCTGAGTACGCAGCCCCTGAGGGCccccggtactcagggtcagtgaagaggaggtgtggttgcccattctcaccacctggggtctgctcgtcagaaagtccaggatccagttgcacagggaggttttaagacccaggctcctgagcttagggacgagcttggcaggcacaatagtgttgaatgctgagctgtagtccacgaacagcatcctcacatatgtgttacccttttccaggtgggagagggtggtgtgcaTTGTCAGGGCGATGGAGCAGGTGGGGACTGTTGACAGATGTATGgagaggttgaatatggaggtgaatacctccgctAGATAGTCGGCGCACCCCCTGAGGACGCGGCCTGGAACTCCATCGGGCCCAGATGATCTCCGAGGGTTCACTCTTTGAAGCTCTCGCCTCACGTCAGCTACGGCCAGGGACAGAGTGCAGTCGTCTCGGTCCTCGGCCAGTCTCGTGTTGGTTGCCTCAAACTGTGCGTAAAAGGTGTTGAGGTCATCAGGTAGAGAGGCGGCAGGCTGATCATCACAGCTATTTTTCCCTTTATAGCCTGTGATTTGTCGCAGGCCACCCCACAAGCGTCAGGGGTCAGAGCTGAGGTAATTGGACTCCAGCTTGTCCCTGTagtctctttttccatctctgatggccCTCCGTAGGTCACATCTGGACTTCCTCAAAGCCTCCGGGTCACCAGAGTTATAGGCAGAGGACCGTGCTCTGAGCTTAGCACGAACATTACCATTTACCCAGGGCTTTTGATTTGGGAAAGTCCTAACACTGACCCTAGGGACGACATCATCTATGCATTTAGAGATATATgcagagacagagtctgtgtattTGTCAATGTCCCCATCAGCTGCAACACAGAACATCTGCCAATCTGTTGTttcaaagcagtcctggagAGTGGTAATGGATTCAGCACTCCAGCGTTGAACTGCCAGAAAAAAAGCTGTTTCCTGTTTTAGGCGTTGTCTGTAGGTAGGGATGAGCATAATGGAGGTGTGATCCGACTTCCCAAAAgcggggcgggggaggggtttgTAGCTGTTCCGTATTTGCGAGTAGCAATGGTCAAGAATCTGGTCACCCCGGGTAGGAAAATTAATATGTTGATGGTATATCGGCAGAACTTTCCTCATATTAGCCCTATTGAAGTCACCAACAACAATAGAAACTGCCTCAGGGTAAGCATCCTCAAGTCCATTAATAACTCTGTATAGGTCCTCTAACGCGCACGTTTTGTCTGCCTGCGGTGGAATGTAGACTGCTGTGATTATAACGGAGCTGAATTCCCCAGGAAGGTAAAAGGGGCAAACTTTTATCGATAGCAGCTAAATCCGAGCCCCAGCGAGAGTTAACCATCAAGCACCTCTACTCTTACCCGACTCGGAGGTTCTATCCTATTCTATTCTAGCGGGGGATTGCAGTAACTCGTCCAAGATCTACACAGAATACCAGCACGCttgcctctcttctttctcctccgtcGGCGTATTGGTATACAGATACAGGACAAAGGAGCCACAGCAAGCACTCCAGTAAGTTGAGAAAAACTCCGTATTAAGCGACGAACGAATTTCCAAAAGTGCTAGTCGATCAAAAACAACCAATAAAAACAGTAATAAACATAAAACTGCGTAGTGCATGCGGAGCCATTGTCAGTGCGACCTTTCTCTACGGCGCACCAGTCAACCCCATAGTTTTTTCTGTGTTCCATGACTGTATGGCCGAATACGAATCTTTCTGCATGCAACTGTTATGTAAATGCACTGGTATTCGAAGGGTTAGAGAGGTTTAGAGTGAGCTATGAGAGGAACATACAGTATAGCCACACCTGCCTCACCCCTATGTGGGGTAAAAGGTTCACATGCGATGCAGGTGGGAGCAGCCATCTGTGTATGTAAACAGAGTTAACCACCTCATGGCCCTGAAGCCTACCACTACTGCCATGGCTGTGTCTCTCAACAGTGTCTCCAAAATGGCATAACAAGTTCCTTCCAAGTCCAACTTGCAAATTTTTTTCTACTTTGGGCAATGGAGGGATACAGGGAGTCCGTCCGAGTCCGACCCGTGCTCACCTGTGCTTGGCTGTGGGAGTACGAGGCCGAGCAGGGGGGTCGCAGTCCCCCAGAGCCCTGGTCAAATATCTGCTTGTGGAAGACAATGAGAGCCTCGACAATGCGTGCCTGGTGGGGGTAGTCCACCAGCGAGGACAGGGACACGGTGGCCCCTGTGGGTTTGGGCTTCATCAGCGTGGGGCCAAAGACTATACCGAGGTTACTGGGGCTCATCCTGTTCTCCTGCTCTAGATCCGACACCCtgagagagaagaacaagacATGGGGAAAACATGGCATGAATACATTAGACTTGAAATAATGCTTTTAACACTCACATATATTTCTGAATAAGTATTGGCAGTagtaatagaatagaatagtaaCAGAACAGTTGAACATGATAGGTCATGGTATAGTGTGAATATACCACAGCTATGACAGGCATGATGCAAGGAGTGCATTCACAATACATCACAACCTGATTTATGCTGTGTTTCAGGCAGGAACTGAGTTTCCCATTCACGTCAACAGATGCTAAGCAGACCAGCTACCATAAATAGCTGGTTCCATTTCAACCCGTGTCAGCTTGTCATAAGTCACACTTTTGTCCGTGGGAGATTCAttctaaacacacaacacaacaagaggccAATATTCTTAGCCCAATACACAAGAGGCAAATGCAGCATAATATCACATTCTAACCTGCGCAGGTGGCGAGTGATGTAGCGTAGCGTGGCGACGTTGGCATGAGGCAGCTCCTGTAGCAGGGTATGGAGCTTCTCCACCAGTGCCACCACCTCCGGCTCAGTCTGTGACCCCCGGTCCATCAGCCCCGGGCCCTTCcctgcctcccctccctccGGGCCCTCGGCCTGCTGCAGGCTCTCCTTGGCCAGCCCCATCAGGTCATTATACATGCGGAAGGGCATGATGGGCTCCGGcagctgcagagacagagagagacagacatatgtTAACTATGAATTGAGGggagcaaaaaaataaaaaacattggCTCAGAGAGACAATGTTACCATTCAGGTATTGGCAATGGATCTGAAAATCAGCCACACTTGTGCAAGTGAATCCAAACAGACACAGGCTCAGTGTTTACATCATGTCCATCAATGACATAATCTCACTAATTTAGTAGGTGACTGGTGCAAATATTTCCTTGTGTTACGGAGCTTTCGTACTTTTTTTACAGAGTAAGCATTTAAATTCTTCATCAGCCAATGATGGAATGATGCTCCAGATA of the Clupea harengus unplaced genomic scaffold, Ch_v2.0.2, whole genome shotgun sequence genome contains:
- the LOC122131806 gene encoding rho GTPase-activating protein 45-like encodes the protein MSGCVSVVQGIYRVNGVKTRVEKLCQAFENGKELVELSQASPHDISNVLKLYLRQLPEPIMPFRMYNDLMGLAKESLQQAEGPEGGEAGKGPGLMDRGSQTEPEVVALVEKLHTLLQELPHANVATLRYITRHLRRVSDLEQENRMSPSNLGIVFGPTLMKPKPTGATVSLSSLVDYPHQARIVEALIVFHKQIFDQGSGGLRPPCSASYSHSQAQDGGEEGRQTELQEGEEEEGQGRADQEQCCGNSLGSSGSRGRSLDSDSEQEEAVRGPRQRPPLASQESETSTEDDQLSPRASMDLSGAVPETIPEQSPSHTETETETTETGMEASGDTDRTVVDMPQTEAELVSAE